One genomic window of Nocardioides daphniae includes the following:
- a CDS encoding sulfite exporter TauE/SafE family protein, translated as MVTTLLAIAVGLAIGLTLGALGAGGSILAVPVLLHLFDQSPTTATTGSLIVVGTSALVGAVTARRAGRALVLRGLVFGATATGGTVLGALASTHVPEVALTASFAVLMLLVGALMVRQLRRRETAQEEADDFAEPVLTFDPRLTINWPVALKVLATATAVGLLTGFLGVGGGFLIVPALVLALGLPMRHAAGTSLVVIALTSATALATRAGLGSQPDWSVVVPLAAAAVVGAVAGTGLAGRVNRRALSGAFAALVIGVGIFTGVEVLLG; from the coding sequence GTGGTCACGACGCTCCTGGCGATCGCCGTCGGCCTGGCGATCGGCCTGACCCTGGGCGCCCTCGGCGCGGGCGGCTCGATCCTGGCCGTTCCGGTGCTGCTGCACCTCTTCGACCAGTCGCCGACGACCGCCACCACGGGCTCCCTGATCGTGGTCGGCACGTCGGCACTGGTCGGCGCGGTCACGGCCCGCCGGGCCGGGCGGGCGCTCGTGCTGCGGGGCCTCGTCTTCGGCGCGACCGCGACCGGTGGCACCGTGCTGGGAGCCCTGGCCTCCACGCACGTGCCGGAGGTCGCCCTCACGGCCAGCTTCGCCGTGCTGATGCTGCTGGTCGGCGCCCTGATGGTGCGTCAGCTGCGCAGGCGGGAGACGGCCCAGGAGGAGGCCGACGACTTCGCCGAGCCCGTCCTCACCTTCGACCCCCGACTGACCATCAACTGGCCGGTGGCCCTGAAGGTGCTCGCCACCGCCACCGCGGTGGGCCTGCTCACCGGCTTCCTCGGCGTCGGCGGAGGCTTCCTGATCGTGCCGGCCCTGGTGCTCGCGCTCGGACTGCCGATGCGGCACGCGGCCGGGACCTCGCTCGTCGTGATCGCCCTGACCAGCGCGACCGCGCTGGCCACCCGCGCCGGGCTCGGCAGCCAGCCCGACTGGTCGGTGGTCGTCCCGCTGGCCGCAGCCGCGGTCGTGGGAGCCGTGGCCGGCACCGGCCTGGCCGGACGGGTCAACCGCCGCGCGCTCTCCGGCGCCTTCGCCGCGCTGGTCATCGGCGTCGGCATCTTCACCGGCGTCGAGGTGCTGCTGGGCTGA